Proteins from a genomic interval of Burkholderia cepacia GG4:
- the dcd gene encoding dCTP deaminase, translating into MSIKSDKWIRRMAEEHKMIEPFVPDQVRASEDGRRIVSYGTSSYGYDIRCADEFKIFTNINSTIVDPKNFDEGSFVDFKGDVCIIPPNSFALARTVEYFRIPRTVLTVCLGKSTYARCGIIVNVTPFEPEWEGYVTLEFSNTTPLPAKIYANEGVAQVLFFESDEVCDVSYADRGGKYQGQRGVTLPKT; encoded by the coding sequence ATGAGCATCAAGTCCGACAAGTGGATTCGGCGCATGGCCGAAGAACACAAGATGATCGAGCCGTTCGTGCCCGATCAGGTTCGCGCGTCCGAGGACGGTCGCAGGATCGTCAGCTACGGCACGTCGAGCTACGGCTACGACATCCGTTGCGCGGACGAATTCAAGATCTTCACGAACATCAACTCGACGATCGTCGATCCGAAGAACTTCGACGAGGGTTCGTTTGTCGATTTCAAGGGCGACGTGTGCATCATCCCGCCGAACTCGTTCGCGCTGGCTCGCACCGTCGAATATTTCCGCATCCCGCGCACCGTGCTGACGGTCTGCCTCGGCAAGTCGACGTACGCGCGCTGCGGGATCATCGTCAACGTGACGCCGTTCGAACCCGAGTGGGAAGGCTACGTCACGCTGGAATTCTCGAATACCACGCCGCTGCCCGCGAAGATCTACGCGAACGAAGGTGTCGCGCAGGTGCTGTTCTTCGAAAGCGACGAGGTGTGCGACGTGTCGTATGCCGATCGCGGCGGCAAGTATCAGGGTCAGCGCGGTGTCACGCTGCCGAAAACCTGA
- the sodC gene encoding superoxide dismutase [Cu-Zn], with protein MNQRHHGVRAGRARRALLAAAALGLLAGCTSFSSSHEKRADAQLQPTVGSQARGAVTFVERPDGVQVTYNLVGLPPNSDHALQVHERGDCNAGDGSSTGQVFAPAADRLRAGARVAGDLGNIHADANGVAAGFIVAPDLALDGVRSALNRAVLVYREPSDPAFPQHGAGPALACGVIR; from the coding sequence ATGAACCAACGACATCACGGCGTGCGCGCCGGCCGCGCGCGGCGCGCGCTGCTGGCCGCCGCCGCGCTGGGCCTGCTGGCCGGCTGTACCTCTTTTTCCTCGTCGCACGAAAAGCGCGCCGACGCGCAACTGCAGCCGACGGTCGGCTCGCAGGCACGCGGCGCGGTGACGTTCGTCGAACGCCCGGACGGCGTCCAGGTCACGTACAACCTGGTCGGCCTGCCGCCGAACAGCGATCACGCGCTGCAGGTGCACGAACGCGGCGACTGCAACGCGGGCGACGGCTCGAGCACCGGCCAGGTGTTCGCGCCGGCCGCCGACCGGCTGCGCGCGGGCGCGCGCGTTGCCGGCGATCTCGGCAACATCCACGCGGATGCGAACGGCGTCGCGGCCGGTTTCATCGTCGCGCCCGATCTGGCCCTCGACGGCGTGCGCTCCGCGCTGAACCGCGCGGTGCTGGTGTATCGCGAACCGAGCGATCCGGCCTTTCCGCAGCATGGCGCGGGGCCCGCGCTCGCGTGCGGCGTGATCCGTTGA